The genomic interval AGGGAAGGGCCGGGATGTCTGGCTCGGCGTCGGCGTCGCGGCCGCCCGGGCCGACTACGTGGCGGTCCACGACGCCGACGCCCGGACCTACTCGTCTGCGGTCGTCCCCCGCCTCCTCGCTCCGCTCGCGATGGAGCACGACTTCGTCAAAGGGTACTACGCCCGCGTCGAGGATGGGCGCCTCTACGGGCGGCTCGTCCGGCTGTTCGTCGCGCCGCTGTTGCGCGCACTCGGAGACCGACACGACGCCGACATCGTCCGCTATCTCTCGGCGTTTCGGTACCCGCTGGCCGGGGAGTTCGCCTTCACCGCCGAGGCTGCCCGAAAGCTCCGGGCACAGCGTGCCTGGGGGCTGGAGATCGGGATGCTCGGGGAGACCTTCGACGTGGTCGGCCCCGACCGCTCCGCACAGGCCGATCTGGGCGTGCACCGCCACGACCACAAGCCCGTCAGCGGACGCGGCGGCCTCTCGGGGATGGCCGACCAGGTCGGCCAGGCGCTGTTTCGGGCCCTCGAAGAAGGCGGTGTCGACCCCGACTACGGAACGCTGCCGGATGCGTACCGCGACGCCGCGACCCGGTTGGTGTCACAGTACGCCGCCGACGCGGCGTTCAACGGGCTGGAGTACGACACCGAATCCGAGCGCGAGCAGGTCGACGCGTACGTCTCCGGCGTCCAGCCACCGGGGCCGGACAGTCGGCTCCCGGCGTGGGACGACACCGACCTCTCCCCGGCCGCGGTGCTCGATGCCGGCCGGCTCGGGAACTCGCTGCCCAACGGGTCCCGGAGCGACTGAGAGCCGCCCCCGGTCACTCCCCGATCGGCTCGATGTCGTCCCGGCGCCCGTCGAGGACGGCGAAGGGTTCGCCGCGGCGCCGTTCGAGCCAGCCGAGGAGCCGTTCGGCCCACCACAGTTTCCGGCGTTTCTCCGGGTCGACAGCGGGGTCGTCGAAGTCCCACCCGACGAAGGTCAGTTCGGCCGCGCCGAAGTGGTCTGCGAGAAACGCCGCCCGGTCACCGTCGGTGAATCCTCCGAAGTTCACGACCGGGGGTGTCGGTTCGGCCTGTGTGGTCGGGACGACCGCGGCGAAGTCGAAGGTCGGGACGTGTGTCTCGACGGCCGGCACGTTGTCCCCGTGGGCGTGGACGGCGACGGGGGTTCCGGCCTCGCTCAGTGCCCGTGTCGTCTCGGGGTTCTTGTCCAGGTCGGTCACCTGACAGTCGACCTCGACGCCGACTGTCTCCAGGCGGTCCGCCGCCGTCGAGGCAGCCAGGACCAGATCGGCCGCCGCGGCCCGGTCGGCGTCGCGCTCCAGTGACGGCCCGGCACCGGCGATGGCGACCGTCGCGTCGTCGATCGCCAACTCGGTCGGATCGTACGTGTCGGCGTCGCCGATCAGTCCCGCGAGAACGTCCCGCGCTCGCTCGTCGCCCGACCGGTCGTAGCCGAAGTCGTCGAGGAGCGCGGCGTACACCGGCTCCCAGGTATCGAAGTGCATAGCAGTCGCTGTCCAGTGAGCGCCGAGATAAAGCGGATTTAGCCGAAATGGCACGTCCGTGTACCCCTACCCGGGTGCCCTTTCGGCTTTCACCCTCTCGTTCTGACGCATCCGGTATAAGTTTTCTCTTACTCACCCCTTTGTTGCCGGGTGAGCAGACGGGCGTCTGACGGTGTGAGCGGGCCACAGGCCGGTATCGGCACGCTGACAGCGCCGAACGGAGCGCCCCGCTCGACTTGTCTGACGCGGGCGCGCTCCGGTCACACATCGCGCTCTTTTAGTCTCGGAGCCGTCTACAGCGCGCCATGAAGGTCAACATCGGGCTTCGAGGATGGCGGTTCGACGACGATGTCCTCGACGACGACGGTCGTGTGCGTCCGCTGGGCACCCTCGACCCCGAGACGAGACAGCGGTTGCTGGTGCTCGCACGGCGGGTCGTCGATCCGTGTGACGCCTGCCGGATGGTCGAAGGCGCAGCGACCGAAGACTGCAACGTCGCCGAGGTCATCTACGGCGAGCCAAACGGGGAAGTCGTCCTCTGTTCGGCCCACGAACCCGACTTCATCTACTGGTTCCGGGAACTCGGCGGCGACGAGTACGCTGGCGAGACCGACATGCGGCGGGCGTTCCACGAGTGGTTCGTCGAGGGCGGCCGTGCCCCCGAGGACTACGAGGGGCTCGAACACGTCGACGAGGACCCCACGGCCGTCCCGGAGGCCCCTTCCCGGTCGGAAGCGATACCGGGGATCGAGGAAGAACTCGACGCGGTCGACGAGGACGACCTCGCCTCGATCGACATCGACCTCGACGATCTGGACGTATGATCGCGGTCGCCGTCGTCGACGCGGAGACGCCGGGCAACGTCGGCACGATCGCCCGGTCGATGAAGAACTTCGGCCTCTCGGAGTTGCTGCTCGTCGACCCGCCCGAACTGGACCCCGACGGAGAAGCCTACGGCTTCGCCGGACAGGCCCGGGACGATATCCTCCCGGAGGCAAGGACCGTCCCGTTCGAGCATATCGTCGAGAACTACCACACGGTCGCCTGTACGGCGGTCCCCAACGAGGACGCGAGCAGTCACGTCCGCTACCCGGCCGTGACGCCGCGGGACCTCGCGGACTCGCTGGCCGATGTCGAGGGCGATGTCTGTGTCGTCTTCGGCCGCGAACGGGTCGGCCTGCACAACGACGAACTCGCCCGCTGTGACGAGATCTGTTCGATCCCCGCAAGCGCCGACTACCCGGTGTTGAACCTCGGCCAGGCCGCGACGATCGTCTGCTACGAACTCCGGGATCTGACTGTCGAGCGCGATCAACACCCCGAGTCGCTGCACACGACCGCAGCGGCCGTGGCCGTCGAGGGACTCCACGACGAGTTCGGGACCTTCCTGGAGGCTATCGGCCACGCCGAGGAGAAACGACCCAAGACACGGCGGATGTTCCGCCGGGTGCTCGGCCGCGCCCGGCCGACCGGGCGTGAGGTCCGGACCATGCGGGGCCTGTTCCGCCGGGCGAGAGAGGGGATCGACCGGCGCGAGGAGTAGCTCAGTCCATGGCGCTGGGGCGCTCGCTCCGTTCGAGGTACGTCGCGGTCAGATACCGGTCGATCCGGTCGACGATCTCGGCGTCGTAGGTCCAGAAGCCCCGATACGTGTTCGGTTCGTCGAGTTCGAACGAGAGGAGCGCGCCCGTCGTTTCGGGGTCGCCGGCCCCGTCGAAGACGACGAACCACGAGTCGGTCAGTTCCGCGGTGTCCTCGCCGTGGCGGGTCAGCCCGTCGATCGGGACATCGGCGTCCGGCGCGCCGTACAGGTGGATGTCGATGTCGTGATCCGCCAGCCGGCGATAGATCCGCAGGCTCTCGGGATCGTCGACCAGCCGCGAGAACGCCTGGAACCCGGTGTGGAGTCGTCCGCTCCCGGTACGGGCGGCGAGTAACTCGATGTTGTGGCTCACGTCGACGAGCAGTGCCTTTTCGGTCGCTCCCGTCCCGAACACGGACCCGTCCAGCCGCGAGAGCAGGTCGCTGGTCCGTCGCGCGTCGAACACGTCCGTCTCGTCCTCGTCGATGTCGATGGCGTTGCGCAACGCGGTGACGTTCTCGCTGGCCAGCAGGTCGTCCCCGCGGTGGAGCAGCGCGATCGACCGGGGACCGTCGACTGTCGTCGACCCCTCTCTGACGGGCACGCTGTGGCGGTCGAAGTATCGCTCGATGGTCGACAGCGACCGCTCGTCGTCCGGGTCGAGCACCGTGAGCGTCGGTCCGTCGTCGCGAACGTCGTCGGCGATGGCTCGCAGCGAGGCCTCCGTGTCCGTGGCGGTTCGCGGCGTCTCCGACCGCCGGGCGCTCGGTTCGGGACTCGCCACTGCCCCGTCGATCGGCACCCAGTCCGTCCCGTCGGTTCCGAGGCCGACGACCCGGAGTTCTCTGGCGGCCTCGCCGCGTTCCCTGATCTCGACGACCCCGTCGACGAACGACCGACACTGGGTCAGGAACTCGTCGTCGACTGTCTCGGAGTGAGCGACTGCGACGCCGAACCCCCCGATCTCGGCGATCCGGTTCGAGAAGACGTGGAGGAACCGGACCACCTGCTGCGGGTCGGCGTACATCGACATAGTCGTCAGCGAGGCGATACCGACCCGGATTCGCTGTGAGTGGTCGGTGTAGAGTCGTTCGAGCGTCGCCATGAGTTCCATCCCGATGCCAGTCAGGTCCGCCGGCGACCCGACCCGGCTGTCGAGTGGATTCGGCAGCTCCCTGTCGTGTGACTCGCCGGCACAGTCGACGACACCGACGGGATACCCGTCGACGGAGCGGCCGAACTCGTCCGCCAGTTCGCTTCGGATGTCACTGGCGCTCCCGTCGGCGGCGACGACGGCGACGGCCTCTCCGGCATCCAGCCCGGCCGCGAGCAACCGGGCGGCGAGCGCGCGCTTGCCGATCATCGGTGGGCCGACGAGCAACAGCGTCGACCCCGGCTCGACTTCGTCGATCGGCAACGCGTCGCCGGCAGTGTACATTGATCCTGCTACGGGACAAGCGTATACAAGCGTACCGGCGTCCTGACAACGAGACCGGGAGAATCAGGCCCGCTGCTGGATCTCCTGGCGCAACACGTCACTCACCGTGTCGCCGTCGGCCTTCCCGCGGAGCGCGCCCATGCACTCGCCCATCAGTGCCGAGAAGGCGCCCATCCCCTCGGCTTCGATCTGGTCGGCGTTGCGCTCGACGACCTCGACGACGGCCTCGCGCACCTCGTCCTCGCTGACGCCGCCGAGGTCCTCCTGTTCGACGGCCGCTTGGGCGGTCAGACTCGGGTCCTCGGCCAGTGCGGTCAGCAGATCCTCGACGCCCTCACGGGGGACTTCGCCGCCGTCGACCAGCAGGAGCGTCCCGCGCAGGTGCTCGTCGGTGAGGTGCTCGACCGCCACACCGTCGCGGCGCAGTTCCGTCAGCGTCGACTCCAGCACGCCCGCGGCGAGGGTCGGATCGACACCCTCGTGGACGACGGCCTCGAACAGCGGCCAGCGCTGACCGTAGGCGACCTGTTCGGCGAGGCCGGCGTCCAGCCCGTGATCCGCCTCGTACCGCTGTACTTTCTCGGTCAGCAGTTCGGGCGTCTCGACTTCGGTCACGTCCGGTTCGACGGGTGGCACGTCGGTCTCGGGGTACATCCGCGCCGCACCCGGGAGCGGTCGGAGGTACCGGGAGGTGGCGTCGTCGTTCGCGTCGCGGGTCTCCTCCGGGACGCCAGCCATGGCCGTCTCGGCGCGCTCGGCGACGGCGTCGATGGCGAGGGCGGCGGTCTCCGGGTCGTCGGCGACGATGGCGACGGCGTCGTCCTCGTCTGCCCCGACGGCGTCCCGGAGCGCTGCGACTTCGGCCTCGGTGACGCCGTAGGCCGGCAGTTCGTCCGTGTGGAAGATGCCGCCGGCGCCGTGGCGCTTGGCGTGGTCGGAGAATTCTGTGCCGAGCCGCCGGTCGGGCTGGATCTCACGACCGACCAGGCCGTCGAAGCCCGAGAGCAGGACGGCCTGCACCGCACCGCCGTCGTCCAGTGCCCCGCGGATGACCCCGGAGTCGGTGTCGTCGAACACGTCGGTCACGTCCTGTGGCTCGCCCACGCTGGCGTCCCGGTCGGCGAGTTCGTCGACGATGTCCAGTAGTTCGACCTGCCGGCGGACCTCGTTGCGGACGATGTCGTCGATGTCGTCGAGGCTCTGGACCCCCTTCAGTTCGATCCGGGCGCCGTCGGCGATCGAGACGTTCACGTCCTGGCGGATGGTGCCGAGGCCGCGCTTGACCTGGCCGGTCGAACGCAGGAGCATCCCGATCCGCTCGGCGGCCTCGCGGGCCTGCTCGGGCGAGCGGATGTCCGGCTTCGTGCCGATCTCGACCAGCGGGATCCCCAGGCGATCCAGCGAGAACCGCACGCCGTCGTCGGTCGCTTCGATGCGCTGGCAGGACTCCTCTTCGAGCAGCATGTCCTCGACGCCGACCTCGCCCTCGCTGGTCTCGATCGTGCCGTCGTTGGCGACCAGCATCGACCGCTGGAACCCCGTGGTGTTGGAGCCGTCGACGACGATCTTTCGCATGACGTGGGCCTGGTCGACGACGCTCATGTCCAGCAGCTGTGCGATCTCTAAGGTCGTCTCCATGGCTTCGCGGTCGACCCGATGGGGCGGTTCGTCGTCCTCCTCGACCAGGCAGGTCGAGTCGTAGGCGAGATACTCGAACTTCCGGTCGACCATGCTCTCCTCCAGGGCCGCCTCGTCGAGCTCTCCGAGCTCGCTCTTGGTCGGGTGGAGGTAGCGGGTGAACTGCCGGTCGGACTCCTCGGGCTCGCGAATCCGGGTCGGACAGTTACAGAACAGCTTCGTGGCCGTGTCGAGTTGCTGGTGGATCTCCAGCCCCGCGACCAGGCCAAGGGCCTCGTAGTCGTAGTCCTCGGTCATTGGAGAGCAGTCCGTGACCGGGGGCAAAAAAACGCACCCTTCGGCCGTCGCCCACGGGCTTTTGTCCGCTCGGCCAAACAGTTCCCTGTGCGCTGGCCGCTCGTCGCGGTCCTCTGTCTCGTCCTGCTGACCGGCTGTAGCGGCCTCTCCGGACTCGACGGGGGCGACCGATCGGCGACGACACCGGCCCCGGTGCCGACGGTCACAGAGCGAGCCAGCACGCCGAGTGCGCCTCCGGGACTCGACGCCGACGGTCTCGCCGGCGTCGGCTACCTCTCGAACGGCCACGAACGCGCCCTCGAAAACCGCTCGTACACGTTCCGCGAGCGGTACACGATGACGACGACCCGCGACACCGGACGGCTGCGTGTCACGCGAAACGAGACGACCGCCGTCGTCGACGGCCGCAACTACAGACACGACCTCGAACGGACACGAATTCTCCCGAATCGGACCGTCGAACGCTACGAACAGTCGATGTACGGCGACGGGCGCGTCTGGTTCGAGCGGCGTGACGACGGGACCGTGGACTACTACCGGGGCGACCTCCAGTTCTATCAGGACGAGTTCGCCGGCGAAGCCGCCTTCTACGTCGATCAGTACGTCAGCGCGAACCGGAGTTGGACACAGCGCGTCCGACGGAACGGGTCGCTGTACTACCGGCTCGTCGGCGTCGGCGGGACACCACCGGGGATCAGCCAGGCCGAGTCGTACCGAGTGCGCCTGCTGGTCGCACCCGACGGGCTGGTCCGGCAACTGAGCGTGCGCTACACGACGACGATCGGCTCACAGACGGAGACGGTCAGCTACCGCTTCTGGTACGAGGACGTTGACTCGACGACGGCTCCATCCCCCGACTGGCTCGACGAAGCCCGGCAGCGGACCGGGAACCGGTCCGACGGGAGCAATCGCTGAGTCGTCCCCTACTCGCCGCCGAGTCGTCGTGGCGCCGCCGCGCTCCCCGCCTACTCGTCGCCTGCTCGCCGCCGAGCAGTGGTCACGCCGCCGCGCTCCCCGCCTACTCGTCGCCGAGAATCCCCCGCTTCGTCATCTGCTCCGGGTCCAGCACCTCGTCGACCTCGTCCTCGTCGAGGTACCCCTCTTCGAGGACGACCTCCCGGATCGTCTTGTCCTCCGCGAGCGCCTTCTTGGCGACCTTGCTGGCCTTGTCGTAGCCGATCGCGGGGTTCAGCGCGGTCGCCAGCGCCATCGACTGCTCGACCCGTTCGGCGCAGTGCTCGGCGTCGGCTTCGAGTTTGGCGACGAACTTCTCGGCGAAGACCTCGCTCCCGTTGGCGATCAGTCGAGCGGACTGCAGGAAGTTCGAGGCCAGGATCGGCTTGTAGAGGTTGAGGTCGATCTGTCCCTCGGCGGCGCCGGCAGAGACCGCGGCGTCGTTGCCGACGACCTGCTTGTGGATCTGGTTGACGGCCTCCGCGACGACGGGGTTGATCTTGCCGGGCATGATCGACGAGCCGGGCTGGTTCTCGGGCTGGTCGATCTCGCCCAGGCCATTGCGGGGCCCGGAGGCCAGCAGGCGCAGATCGTTCGCGATCTTGTTCAGCGAGCCCGCGACCGTCCGGAGGGCCCCGTGGGCCTCGGACATCGCGTCGTGGGCGGCCTGGGCCTCGAAGTGGTTGTCCGCCTCGTGGAACTGGAGGTCGGTCTCCTCGCTGATGTACTCGGCGGCCAGTTCGGGGAACTCGGGGTGGGTGTTGAGTCCGGTCCCGACCGCGGTGCCACCCAGCGCGAGTTCCGAGAGCCGACTGCGGGTGCTTTGGACGCGCGAGATCCCCTTCTCGACCTGGGTGCGGTAGCCGGAGAACTCCTGGCCAAGCGTGATCGGGGTCGCGTCCTGGAGGTGGGTCCGCCCCGTCTTGACGACGGTCTCGAACTCGTCTTCTTTCGCCGCCAGCGCGTCCCGGAGCGTCTTCAGTCCGGGCAGTACGTCCTTCTCGACGGCCTCCAGCGAGGCGACGTGCATCGCGGTCGGGATCACGTCGTTGCTCGACTGGCCGAAGTTGACGTGATCGTTAGGGTGGATCTCGCGGCTCCCGATCTCGCCGCCGTACAGCTCCGTCGCGCGGTTCGAGATGACTTCGTTCGCGTTCATGTTCGAGGACGTACCCGACCCGGTCTGGAACACGTCCACCGGGAACTGGTCGTCGTGGTCCCCGGCGATCACTTCGTCGGCCGCCTCGACGATGCAGTCGGCCTTCTCCTCGGGGATCAGTTCCAGGTCGCGGTTCGCCTGTGCGGCGGCCTTCTTCACGACACCGAGCGCCCGGACGAACCGCCGGCCGAACGTCGTCTGGCTGATCGGGAAGTTCTCGACCGCGCGCTGTGTCTGGGCTCCCCAGTACGCGTCCGCCGGAACCTCCATCTCACCGAGACTGTCCTGTTCGGTCCTGAAGTCCTCGCTCATACGTCTAGGCGGTCCGCGCCCCCGGTCGTAAAAGCCTCCGGTAGCCGTCGATCCGACCCTCGCGTGGACAGTCGTATCAAACACTCCACACGAAACGACGCCTCGATCGGTTTTCCGGCCGATCGAATCTCCGAGTTGTCACGACGGAGTTCCTACCAGGGATTTATCGTCGAAATCTCGTCTCGTGGCGTCTCAGGCGGGATATTCGACTCGTGGTATTCGTTCACTTCCGACAGCCGATTTCAGTCACGATTTATCCACACAAACTGCCGTTATCGCCGCCAATAGGCGTTCTACGGCACGATAGACGTGCATGAATATTCGGAAGCATTAAGTGACACGTCTATCCAGTTAGGGTGAGTTCGACTCCACGGTGACGACCATGATCGACGCTCTGTCTTCGTGCCCGTATTCCGCCCCGCTGGGCCGGCCGTCGGGGCAGTCAGGGCCCACGCAGGGAGAGCGCGTGATGGGACCGACGGACTTGGCAGAACTCACGATCGCACCTTGGTGGACCGACGATGGCAACGGTGCGATCACGCCCGGAGCTGGCAACGATCGGGCAGTTCACTCACGTCCCGCCGGCGACCTGGATACGGTCGGCGGGTCGTCCGAGTCGGCCGAGCCCACGGACGCGGCCACAGATGGCAATGGGGATACTGTGGCCCGCTGCGAAACGGCTCCCCGCTTCCACGCCCCGCCGGAGACGCGGGCGCTCGGGGAGTCGGCTGTCGGATCGGGCGAGTTGAGACCTGCGGCGACACACGACTGACACACAAACCATGCGCGAGATACTCAACAGACTCACAAGTGCCGGAGGCCGTCTCCGGTCGGCGGTAGAACGCGACGAATCGGACGGTAAACAGGTGGCAACGGACGGTGGCACGGCCGTCAAAGAGGGGCGACAGGAGACACTGCGGAACCGACTCCCGGTGCAGTGGGAGCTCATCGAGTCGTCCCCGTTCTGGCTCCCGCCGCTCTTTCTGGCCGGACTCTTCGTCTACGGCGCGATCTTCTGGAACTTCATCATCTCGCTGACCGACTGGGGCGGACTGGGCGACGCGGACTACTCCCAGCTCGATTTCAGTATGTACACGCGGATGGCGGGCGACCCGACCTTCTGGCAGGCGACACAGAACACGCTCGTCTTGCTCGTCGTGTTCACCCTGTTCTGTCTGGCGATGGGGTTGCTGATCGCGATACTCATCGACCAGAAGATCCGGTTCGAGAACACGTTCCGGACCATCTACCTCCTGCCGATGAGCCTCTCGTTCGTCGTCACGGCGACGCTGTGGGCGTGGATGTACAACGCCTCGAACGGTGTGCTCAACAACTTCCTCAGGGTGCTCAACCTCGAAGGGCTGATCATCACGCTGTTGAAACCCGCGGCGGTCCAGGCGACCACGATCCAGTGGCTCTCCTGGTCGACGACGGCGCTCGGCGCGGTCATCTTCGCGTTGCTGTGGCAGTTCAGCGGCTACGCGATGGTCGTCTTCCTCGCCGGACTCCGTGCGATCCCGGACGAACACTACGAGGCGGCCCGCGTCGACGGCGCCTCGACGGTTCGGATGTACATGCGGGTCATCATCCCGCAGCTGCGCGCCCCCGCAGTCTCGGCGTCGGTCGTCCTGATGGTGTTCGCGCTGAAGGCGTTCGACTTCATCTTCGCACTGCGCGGTGACCAGCCAGGGGCGAACATCGACATCCTGGCGACGATGATGTACCGCGAGGCGTTTACGGGCGGCAACGAGTGGGCCTACGGGTCCGCGATCGCGATCGTCCTGTTCGTTCTCGCACTGCTGGTGATCGCACCGTATCTGTACAGCGAGTACCAGCGAGGTGAACTATGAGCACACAGGACGCAAGCCCCCTCGATTCGATCGGAGAGTACCTGAGTAGCCGCGTCGCCCTGTACGCGGTCCTGCTGTTCGGTGTCGTCTTCTATCTGGTCCCGGTGGAGGCGGCGGTGATGACGATGTTCAAGACCGACGCGTTCGTCAACACCCAGCCGTACCTCCCGCCGGCCCCGAGCCAGTTCTCGCTGGACTCGACGATGACCGCGATCGACACCATCGCGCCCGGGATCTGGAACTCGATCCTGATGGCGGTCCCGGCGACGGTGCTGTCGGCGCTGTTCGGCAGCCTCGCCGCCTACGGGCTGACGACCATCGACTGGCGGGGTCAGGTCGGTGTCGTGGTCCTGATCATCGCGGGAATCTTCATCCCGTACCAGGCCGTGCTGGTCCCGATCAGCACGTTCTGGTACCAGATCGTCCCGGACTTCGCGGAGTTCTTCGTCGGGCCCGTCCTGAGTGGCTGGGAGTACCCGGTCGGTAACGGTGGACTCCAGTTGGCCCAACTGACGATCACCCACGTCGCCTACGGGATCCCGATCTGTACGCTGCTGTTCCGGGGCTACTACCAGGCCATCTCCGACGAGATGATCGAGGCTGCACGCCTCGACGGCGCCAGCGCCTTCAGCATCTACAAGAACATCATCTTCCCGCTGTCGTACCCGATGTTCGCGGTGACGCTCATCTACCAGTTCACCCAGGTCTACAACGATCTGCTGTTCGCACTGGTGTTGCTGAACGATCCGAACACCCAGGTCGCGACCCAGCGGCTGGTTCGGCTGACCGGCGGTGTCCAGCAGGACTTCACGCTCACGATGGCCGGTGCCATCGTCGCGGCGTTCCCGACCCTGATCGTGTACATCTTCTTCGGTGACCAGTTCGCGAAAGGTGTCGCATCATAAGGAGGTTCAACTAATGTCACATCTCACACTCGACGAGGTAACGAAGATCTTCCACGACGACGACGAAGGCGAGATCGTCGCGGTCGACGATGTCTCGATCGACATCGACGACGGCGAGTTCGTCTGTGTCGTCGGCCCCTCGGGCTGCGGGAAGTCGACGACGCTCCGGATGATCGCCGGCCTGGAAGACATCACGAGCGGCGAGATCCGCCTGCAGGGCCAGATCATCAACGACCTCCCCCCGGCACGGCGGGGCGTCGCCATGGTGTTCCAGTCCTACGCGCTGTATCCCCACATGACCGTCCGGGAAAACATGGCGTTCGGGCTCGAACAGTCGACCGACCTCTCCGACGAGGAGATCGACGACCGGGTCACCGAGGCGACCGACATCCTGGGCATCCACGACCTCATCGACCGGAAACCGAACGAACTCTCGGGCGGCCAGCAACAGCGCGTCGCGCTGGGGCGGGCCATCGTCCGGGACCCCGACGTGTTCCTGATGGACGAACCCCTGGCGAACCTGGACGCGAAGCTCCGCGCGGAGATGCGGACGGAACTCCAGCACCTCCAGGAAGAACTCGATGTCACGACCGTCTACGTGACCCACGATCAGACCGAGGCGATGACGATGTCGGATCGGATCGCCATTCTCAACGACGGGCGGCTCCAGCAGTGTGCGACACCGCTCGAGTGTTATCACGAGCCGAGCAACGTCTTCGTCGCCGGGTTCATCGGCGAACCCTCGATGAACTTCTTCGATGTCGAGCGCCAGGGATCGACGCTGGTCGCCGACCGGTTCGAATACGAACTGAGCGACGACACTCTGGAGGCGATCGGCGACGAGACATCGCTGACACTCGGGATCCGTCCCGAAGACATCGAACTGGTCGACACGAAACTGGACGAGCACGATTACGACGCCGTCGTCGATGTCGTCGAACCACGCGGGAACGAGAACACCGTCCACCTCACCTTCGAAGAGGGCGAGACGGACACGTTCACCGCCACGATCGACGGGATGCAGTCGGTCAACTGGGGAGAACACGTCACCGTTCGGTTCCCCGAAGAGGCGATCCACCTGTTCGACGCCAACACTGGCGAGGCCATCAAGAACCGCGATCTCAGCTCCGTCGAGAAGGTCGAATCCGCGGTCTGAGTCGCTGTTCGATCTACGCGTTCTTGCGGCCTACGCTCGGTCGTTGCGGGAGCGCCGACGGTCGCTCAGTTCCAGCGGTCCAGCCCGGTCTGGACGACCGACTCCTCGATGCGCTCGAAGCCTCGGCCTACTTCCTCGGGATCGACCTCCCACTCCTCGGTGACGTACCGGCGGGCGGCGCCGATATCCGGCGTGATCTCCGTGTCGAAGTCGTAGTCGTCGCTCACCGCCGGATCGAGGAACAGCTGTCTGATCCGGTCTGCGTGGTCGATGTATTCGCCGCGAGCGTCGAGGACGGCGTAGAGGTCGCCGTACTCTTGAAGCGCGGAGACGGCCGTCTTCGGCCCGATTCCGGAGATCCCTTCGTTGAAGTCCGTCCCCATCAGGATCGCCGCGTCGACCAGTTGCTCCCACGTCAGGTCGTGTTTCGCCAGCGTCGCCTCGAAGTCCATCAGTTCCGGATCGCCCTTCGAAGTG from Haloarcula pelagica carries:
- a CDS encoding glycosyl transferase family 2, yielding MDYRQERVTTLHDLTDPVPDAPVTESAVVVPIAGESLADVTPEYVFGPLETVDPGEVVVPLRTPAGVAEGFREWVADYDLDVTTLWCDAPAIETLLESRGIGGNRGKGRDVWLGVGVAAARADYVAVHDADARTYSSAVVPRLLAPLAMEHDFVKGYYARVEDGRLYGRLVRLFVAPLLRALGDRHDADIVRYLSAFRYPLAGEFAFTAEAARKLRAQRAWGLEIGMLGETFDVVGPDRSAQADLGVHRHDHKPVSGRGGLSGMADQVGQALFRALEEGGVDPDYGTLPDAYRDAATRLVSQYAADAAFNGLEYDTESEREQVDAYVSGVQPPGPDSRLPAWDDTDLSPAAVLDAGRLGNSLPNGSRSD
- a CDS encoding 6-hydroxymethylpterin diphosphokinase MptE-like protein, which codes for MHFDTWEPVYAALLDDFGYDRSGDERARDVLAGLIGDADTYDPTELAIDDATVAIAGAGPSLERDADRAAAADLVLAASTAADRLETVGVEVDCQVTDLDKNPETTRALSEAGTPVAVHAHGDNVPAVETHVPTFDFAAVVPTTQAEPTPPVVNFGGFTDGDRAAFLADHFGAAELTFVGWDFDDPAVDPEKRRKLWWAERLLGWLERRRGEPFAVLDGRRDDIEPIGE
- a CDS encoding RNA methyltransferase, whose protein sequence is MIAVAVVDAETPGNVGTIARSMKNFGLSELLLVDPPELDPDGEAYGFAGQARDDILPEARTVPFEHIVENYHTVACTAVPNEDASSHVRYPAVTPRDLADSLADVEGDVCVVFGRERVGLHNDELARCDEICSIPASADYPVLNLGQAATIVCYELRDLTVERDQHPESLHTTAAAVAVEGLHDEFGTFLEAIGHAEEKRPKTRRMFRRVLGRARPTGREVRTMRGLFRRAREGIDRREE
- a CDS encoding DUF7504 family protein gives rise to the protein MYTAGDALPIDEVEPGSTLLLVGPPMIGKRALAARLLAAGLDAGEAVAVVAADGSASDIRSELADEFGRSVDGYPVGVVDCAGESHDRELPNPLDSRVGSPADLTGIGMELMATLERLYTDHSQRIRVGIASLTTMSMYADPQQVVRFLHVFSNRIAEIGGFGVAVAHSETVDDEFLTQCRSFVDGVVEIRERGEAARELRVVGLGTDGTDWVPIDGAVASPEPSARRSETPRTATDTEASLRAIADDVRDDGPTLTVLDPDDERSLSTIERYFDRHSVPVREGSTTVDGPRSIALLHRGDDLLASENVTALRNAIDIDEDETDVFDARRTSDLLSRLDGSVFGTGATEKALLVDVSHNIELLAARTGSGRLHTGFQAFSRLVDDPESLRIYRRLADHDIDIHLYGAPDADVPIDGLTRHGEDTAELTDSWFVVFDGAGDPETTGALLSFELDEPNTYRGFWTYDAEIVDRIDRYLTATYLERSERPSAMD
- the gatE gene encoding Glu-tRNA(Gln) amidotransferase subunit GatE, which gives rise to MTEDYDYEALGLVAGLEIHQQLDTATKLFCNCPTRIREPEESDRQFTRYLHPTKSELGELDEAALEESMVDRKFEYLAYDSTCLVEEDDEPPHRVDREAMETTLEIAQLLDMSVVDQAHVMRKIVVDGSNTTGFQRSMLVANDGTIETSEGEVGVEDMLLEEESCQRIEATDDGVRFSLDRLGIPLVEIGTKPDIRSPEQAREAAERIGMLLRSTGQVKRGLGTIRQDVNVSIADGARIELKGVQSLDDIDDIVRNEVRRQVELLDIVDELADRDASVGEPQDVTDVFDDTDSGVIRGALDDGGAVQAVLLSGFDGLVGREIQPDRRLGTEFSDHAKRHGAGGIFHTDELPAYGVTEAEVAALRDAVGADEDDAVAIVADDPETAALAIDAVAERAETAMAGVPEETRDANDDATSRYLRPLPGAARMYPETDVPPVEPDVTEVETPELLTEKVQRYEADHGLDAGLAEQVAYGQRWPLFEAVVHEGVDPTLAAGVLESTLTELRRDGVAVEHLTDEHLRGTLLLVDGGEVPREGVEDLLTALAEDPSLTAQAAVEQEDLGGVSEDEVREAVVEVVERNADQIEAEGMGAFSALMGECMGALRGKADGDTVSDVLRQEIQQRA
- a CDS encoding class II fumarate hydratase codes for the protein MSEDFRTEQDSLGEMEVPADAYWGAQTQRAVENFPISQTTFGRRFVRALGVVKKAAAQANRDLELIPEEKADCIVEAADEVIAGDHDDQFPVDVFQTGSGTSSNMNANEVISNRATELYGGEIGSREIHPNDHVNFGQSSNDVIPTAMHVASLEAVEKDVLPGLKTLRDALAAKEDEFETVVKTGRTHLQDATPITLGQEFSGYRTQVEKGISRVQSTRSRLSELALGGTAVGTGLNTHPEFPELAAEYISEETDLQFHEADNHFEAQAAHDAMSEAHGALRTVAGSLNKIANDLRLLASGPRNGLGEIDQPENQPGSSIMPGKINPVVAEAVNQIHKQVVGNDAAVSAGAAEGQIDLNLYKPILASNFLQSARLIANGSEVFAEKFVAKLEADAEHCAERVEQSMALATALNPAIGYDKASKVAKKALAEDKTIREVVLEEGYLDEDEVDEVLDPEQMTKRGILGDE